One stretch of Mycobacteriales bacterium DNA includes these proteins:
- a CDS encoding SDR family NAD(P)-dependent oxidoreductase, which translates to MTGAAGGLGMAIVRRLVEDGFGVCAVDIDEPGLSRVVELAPSGGVYPVTADVTDAAAVVRAVRETARSLGPPLVLVNNAGITDKASRLPALTDELWQQELDVHATAAFRWTRECFAGMCDARWGRIVNVSSVAASRGDFAHAAYSSAKAALLGLTRSTALEGARFGVTANSVLPGMIRTPAYDRIRPDIRSRVEARTAMKRPGEPDEVASVIAFLASGSASFLTGEAITVDGGLGLFVF; encoded by the coding sequence GTGACTGGGGCGGCAGGTGGACTCGGGATGGCGATCGTGCGCCGTCTTGTCGAAGACGGGTTCGGGGTCTGCGCGGTGGATATCGATGAGCCAGGGTTGAGCCGCGTCGTCGAGCTCGCCCCATCCGGCGGCGTGTATCCGGTGACGGCGGACGTCACGGATGCTGCGGCGGTGGTGCGTGCCGTTCGCGAGACGGCTCGCTCTCTCGGACCGCCGCTGGTTCTCGTCAACAACGCAGGGATAACCGACAAGGCATCCAGGCTTCCCGCGTTGACAGACGAGCTGTGGCAGCAGGAGTTGGATGTTCACGCGACAGCCGCCTTCAGGTGGACGCGTGAGTGTTTTGCGGGCATGTGCGATGCGCGATGGGGTCGGATCGTCAACGTTTCCTCGGTCGCGGCCAGCCGGGGCGACTTTGCGCACGCCGCATACTCATCCGCGAAGGCGGCCCTGCTAGGCCTTACACGATCAACTGCTCTCGAGGGTGCCCGGTTCGGGGTGACCGCAAATTCTGTCCTCCCCGGAATGATCCGCACACCCGCATACGACCGCATCAGGCCCGACATCCGGTCGCGGGTCGAGGCACGTACCGCAATGAAACGCCCAGGTGAACCGGATGAGGTCGCGTCGGTCATCGCGTTCCTTGCTTCCGGGTCCGCTTCGTTCCTAACCGGGGAAGCGATCACGGTCGACGGGGGGCTGGGCCTTTTTGTTTTCTGA
- a CDS encoding zinc ribbon domain-containing protein → MTSGTQDQPVTGLMIPGHWDFRYNYFAGDAASRFFHELGNRRLMGTRCPSCQRVLVPARSFCDACFVDTTEWVEVGQRGRLETFTILATKFPGLPDPPVVIGYVTPEGASTALLNFVLGIDLGDIDAAAEKLLGRPWVNVRFRDQLEGRITDFFFEVEQE, encoded by the coding sequence GTGACGAGCGGCACGCAAGATCAACCGGTGACCGGGCTGATGATCCCCGGACACTGGGATTTCCGGTACAACTACTTCGCCGGAGACGCCGCCAGCCGCTTCTTCCACGAGCTGGGGAATCGGCGCCTGATGGGCACGCGCTGCCCATCGTGTCAACGTGTACTTGTCCCAGCCCGCAGCTTTTGCGATGCGTGCTTCGTCGACACCACGGAATGGGTAGAAGTAGGCCAGCGGGGTCGCCTGGAAACTTTCACGATTCTCGCAACGAAATTCCCTGGACTTCCAGATCCACCGGTGGTTATCGGCTACGTCACGCCGGAAGGCGCCAGTACGGCCTTGCTCAACTTTGTCCTGGGCATAGATCTCGGCGATATCGATGCCGCAGCTGAGAAACTTCTGGGGCGGCCCTGGGTGAATGTTCGATTCCGCGATCAACTGGAAGGGAGAATCACCGACTTCTTCTTCGAGGTGGAGCAAGAGTGA